GACCGGTCTCGCCAATCGTGGCTTATTTCATGAACGCCTCCACTATGCCCTGGCCCGATGTAACCGAAACGACACCGCGATTGCCCTGTTGTTTCTTGACTTGGATCAATTCAAAGCCATTAACGATACATTTGGGCATGCCTATGGCGACATGGTGTTAAAGACCGTTGCCAGCCGACTCAAAAAATGCATACGTGAAGTGGATACCGGCGTCAGGATGGGGGGAGATGAATTCGCTATTCTTCTCGACGAAATCTCGTCTGTCGAGAATGTTGGCATGATCGCGCAACGGCTGATCGATCTGGTCTCACAACCCATGATGGTGCAAGATCATGAGCTCCATGTTACTTGCAGCATAGGCGCCACGATCTACCCTTGGGATTGCGCCAAAGCGCAGGACTTATTGAAGCATAGCGATACCGCGATGTACCGGGCCAAGGCACAGGGCGGGAACAACTTTCAATTTTATACGGCCGGCATGCAGAATTCGCCACTGGATGGAAACACGATCGACGTTGAACTCCGTCGGGCTCTGACGAAAGGTGAGTTTTTACTGCACTATCAACCCCAATTGGACCTTCGTACCCGACAAATCATCGGCATGGAAGCGTTGCTTCGTTGGCAACATCCTTACCAGGGCATGATTGGTCCTATGGATTTTATCCCGAAAGCAGAAGAATCCGGGTTGATCGTGCCCATCGGAGAATGGGTTCTGCACACAGCGAGTGCACAGCTCAAAAAATGGGAAAGCGAAGGCCTGCCGATTTCTCCGGTCTCGGTGAATCTTTCAGCTCGACAAGTGCACAAGCGAAGCCTGCCGGCCGCCATCGAGTCCATTCTTCAAGAAACCCAACTTGACCCGCAATTCCTGAGAGTGGAGCTTACGGAAAGCTTTTTAATCAATGAATCACCCAGCACCCTCTCCACCTTGCAAGAACTGAAAGCCATGGGCGTGAGAATTTACATCGATGATTTTGGAGTTGGCTATGCCTCACTCCGTTATCTTAAAGCCTTTCCATTGGACGGGCTCAAACTCGACCAGTCACTCATCCATGACATCAATACCGATACGAACAACGCTGCGATCGTCAGAGCGATTATCGCCCTCAGCAACACATTAGGACTGACGATCATCGCCGAAGGCGTTGAAACCGAATCTCAAGCTGATCTTCTGGCGGAATTCGGCTGTGACATCATCCAAGGGTATTGGGTCACACCTCCGATGCCCGCCCACGAGAGCTGTCATTGGCTTTCAAAAACATTACAGGTAAACATGGCATAAACTTCGACGTGCCCCTGAAAGATCATCCTTGACGACTTCTCTCCCTGTCGAGATGGAGAATCAATCGCATACTGAGCGGATCAAGATAATTTTCACTTCGCATATCGATACCCACCACTGAGATGGCGTTCGAAGGTCGAGGAAAGACCAAGATGATTCCGGTATAATGTCGTCTCGACAATGCTCGCACTCGTTGGAGCCAACCTTCCGGCCTGCTGAAAATGCCGTGTCGCCCCTTCATGGTCTTCGAGTTTGTGTAATGTCAGAGCCAGATTGAAGTGAGCCTCAGGCAATTGCGCATCAATCAACACCGCCTGCTCAAACTGCTGCCTCGCCTCCTCCCACTTCCCGCTATTATAAGCTTCAATCCCCAGACGATTGTGCTCAGCCGCATCCGGGCTCACGATCGGTAACGTCGCGAGCGGCCCTGTGGACGTCACACACCCTTGCGCGAGGATCATGAGCAGCCCAAGCATCCCCATGCGATACAGAATGTAGTATGGCCATTCAGATTTCATACACAACAAAGTTGCACATCTGTCCCATTCAGAGTAGGATCGGCTCCGGTTTCCTCTCAACCGCGCATAAGAGCATGAACCACGACGTGATCATCATCGGCGGCGGCTCTGCCGGATATGCTGCCGCACGAACCGCACAAGAAAACGGCGCCGATGTGGCTATCATCGATCACGGCCCCTTAGGAGGCCTGTGCATCCTTCGCGGCTGCATGCCAACCAAAACGCTCCTTCGCTCCTCCGATGTCATGTCGCTCATGCAAAGGGCCGAAGAATTCGGACTCTATCCGGTCTCGGCCAAAGCCAACCTCTCCGCTATTATCGACCGTAAGGTTCAGTTGATTCAAGAATTTGCCGATTATCGAATCGACGCCCTGAAAGATCCGCGGTTCACCCTCTATGAAGAACGTGTGCACTTTCTTTCTCCTACCGAAGTCCAGGCCGGCCCACATCGCTTGACGGGCAAAGCCTTCATTATCTCCACCGGGTCGGTTGTCTCTCGCATCCCGCTACCCGGCTTAGAGGAAGTGGGCTATATCACCAGTGATGAGGCCCTGGATTTACGCACGCTTCCGGAGTCGATGATTGCCCTCGGCGGCGGAGCGGTCGCCCTTGAATTGGCTCAATTCTTTTCACGACTCGGCACCCGTGTCACGCTCCTGCAACGAAGCGGACATGTCATGTCTCAGGGTGATGAAGATTTGGCACGTCCCCTTGAAGCACGCCTTCAGAAAGAAGGGATGCGCGTCTTGACCGGCACAACGATTCGGCGCGTTGAGCAAACCGGGAACGAGAAAACGGTTCACTTCCACCACCAAGGGAAAGAACAAGCTGTATCTGCCGCGGTCATTCTTCAGGCGCTAGGACGTCATCCCAATATCGCGAACCTTCAACTAGAAAAAGCCAACGTCAAAGTCCACAACGGCGCCATCAAGGTTTCCAGCGACATGCGGACCTCCACACCTCACATCTTTGCGGTCGGGGATGTCAATGGGCTCCATGAAATTGTCCACATCGCGATCCAACAGGGAGAAATCGCCGGCTGGAATGCCGTTCACCCGAGCGCCACGCCCCGCCTGCAGGATGACCGCCTGAAAGCCCAGGTCGTGTTCACCGATCCTCAAATCGCAAGCGTGGGGCTCTATGAACGAGAATGCCAGCAGCAAGGCATCGACTATCTGGCGGCCTCATATCTCTTTAACGAACACGGAAAATCGCTTTGCCTGGGAGAAACATACGGGCATGTCAAAATCCTGTGTCACCCGAAAACCGGAGAAATCATCGGCGGACATATCGTCGGGCCTGAAGCGTCCGAACTGATTCATGAATTTATCGCCATCATGTATTTCCGTGGCACAGTGCATGATTTGATCAGGATTCCACATTACCATCCGACCCTCGCTGAAATCTTAACGTATCCGGCTGAAGAACTCGTATCAAAACTTTCCTAGCGTTCCAAACCCTGAACTCCGTTCTTGGCTCCGCACCATGAGCATTTCATCGCTGACGCCGAAGAGGCCCCCGATGTTTCCCCCGTCTCAGGCTTTTCCCCCAACACCAATCGAACCCACCACGCCGACCGATTGTTCATGATCAGTTTTGGCAAAAGGATCAAAAGTCCAACCAATATCAGTCCCAAAACAAAGACCATCCAATCAGCTGCGACCGTGCTGCTTCCAAAGTAGACCAGTGCAAAGGTCGGGGGGATCATGCCAACGAATGTCGCAAGTGCAAACGCCTTGAGACTCATCGTTGTGAGGCCGGCCCCGTAACTGACGAGATCAAAGGAAAAAAGCGGAAGAAGCCGCGCGACAACGACGAATCCGATAAGATGATGATCCGAACATTTCTCACAAAAGACCACATCAGTGCGTAGGAGCCGGGTCACGACTTCCCGACCCAACATTCGCCCGATCAGAAAACTGATGATTGCTCCAATTTCAGCACCAATCACTGCATAGACTGTCCCCATGAACGGCCCAAAAACCGCGCCAGCCGCTAAATCCAATGGAAGGCTGGGAATGGGACTCACGACCACTGCCAGCGCCATCATTCCTATGAACACCATGGGTGCAAGGAGACCAAATCTCTGAAAAAATTCAACGAGTCGGTCCGGGTGAAAATACTGCACGATATCTGCCTGCTGGAAGGCCCAGTAGGCGGTAGCCAATATCACGACGAACATCACAATCTTTCCCCATAACCTAGTATTCCTGATGGGACTCTTGTAATCTAACGACGGATGTTGCTTCATACTTTTATGCGTAAGACGCCAAGACTCACGAACAACCAGCTTGAGGATTCAAACAGTCGGACTATTTTGATGTACATACCAGGAACCATATGCCTCGTGCGATCGCCTCTGCCAACAGTCAACAAAAAACTTATGTAACGACTATCTCCTTTCGAAGACATCAATGCAGTCGTCGAAGTCATGATTGCTGGTGTTGGAGTTTCCAACACCCAGGATCACCAATAAAATAGCGAGCGACCCCACCCTGGGAGCTGGCCATTGAACAAGACATCCAGCACAACTCTTCAAGAACCGCCAAAGTCACTCGGGAAAATCGTTCTCACATTCCTTTTCGCAGCTGGAATCGGCATTTTTTTCTACTTTGACCTTGGTCAATACCTTTCTTTAGCATCACTACAATCCAACCGGGATCAACTGCTCGCCTATACTGAAAGCCACTTCACGATCGCCGCGTCTCTCTTCATCCTGGTGTACATCACTCAAACCGCGTTTTCACTCCCTGGAGGTGCCATTCTGACCCTCGCCGGCGGATTCCTGTTCGGAAGCTTTTTCGGAACTCTATTAGTCAACATCGGCGCCACTACTGGAGCCACACTCGCATTCCTTGCCGCACGTTATCTTCTGCGTGATTGGATTGAGACGAAATTTGGAGATCGCCTGGGGCCGATTCAAGCGGGATTCGCCCAAAATGCTTTCAGTTATCTGATGACACTACGCCTGATTCCGGCGTTTCCGTTTTTTTTGGTCAACTTGGTGTCCGGCCTGACACGAGTGAACCTTGGAACCTACATCGCGGCCACGGCTCTGGGAATCATTCCCGGGAGCTTTGTGTTTGCATTTGCCGGCCGTCAACTCGGCACGATCAATTCATTATCGGAAATCGCATCTCCACCAGTATTACTGGCCTTTACGTTTCTGGGCTTACTCGCCATCATGCCCATTGTCTACCGGAAGCTTACTGGGAAGAAT
The genomic region above belongs to Nitrospirales bacterium and contains:
- a CDS encoding tetratricopeptide repeat protein, with amino-acid sequence MKSEWPYYILYRMGMLGLLMILAQGCVTSTGPLATLPIVSPDAAEHNRLGIEAYNSGKWEEARQQFEQAVLIDAQLPEAHFNLALTLHKLEDHEGATRHFQQAGRLAPTSASIVETTLYRNHLGLSSTFERHLSGGYRYAK
- a CDS encoding TVP38/TMEM64 family protein; this translates as MNKTSSTTLQEPPKSLGKIVLTFLFAAGIGIFFYFDLGQYLSLASLQSNRDQLLAYTESHFTIAASLFILVYITQTAFSLPGGAILTLAGGFLFGSFFGTLLVNIGATTGATLAFLAARYLLRDWIETKFGDRLGPIQAGFAQNAFSYLMTLRLIPAFPFFLVNLVSGLTRVNLGTYIAATALGIIPGSFVFAFAGRQLGTINSLSEIASPPVLLAFTFLGLLAIMPIVYRKLTGKNNPESLSP
- a CDS encoding TVP38/TMEM64 family protein yields the protein MKQHPSLDYKSPIRNTRLWGKIVMFVVILATAYWAFQQADIVQYFHPDRLVEFFQRFGLLAPMVFIGMMALAVVVSPIPSLPLDLAAGAVFGPFMGTVYAVIGAEIGAIISFLIGRMLGREVVTRLLRTDVVFCEKCSDHHLIGFVVVARLLPLFSFDLVSYGAGLTTMSLKAFALATFVGMIPPTFALVYFGSSTVAADWMVFVLGLILVGLLILLPKLIMNNRSAWWVRLVLGEKPETGETSGASSASAMKCSWCGAKNGVQGLER
- a CDS encoding dihydrolipoyl dehydrogenase; translated protein: MNHDVIIIGGGSAGYAAARTAQENGADVAIIDHGPLGGLCILRGCMPTKTLLRSSDVMSLMQRAEEFGLYPVSAKANLSAIIDRKVQLIQEFADYRIDALKDPRFTLYEERVHFLSPTEVQAGPHRLTGKAFIISTGSVVSRIPLPGLEEVGYITSDEALDLRTLPESMIALGGGAVALELAQFFSRLGTRVTLLQRSGHVMSQGDEDLARPLEARLQKEGMRVLTGTTIRRVEQTGNEKTVHFHHQGKEQAVSAAVILQALGRHPNIANLQLEKANVKVHNGAIKVSSDMRTSTPHIFAVGDVNGLHEIVHIAIQQGEIAGWNAVHPSATPRLQDDRLKAQVVFTDPQIASVGLYERECQQQGIDYLAASYLFNEHGKSLCLGETYGHVKILCHPKTGEIIGGHIVGPEASELIHEFIAIMYFRGTVHDLIRIPHYHPTLAEILTYPAEELVSKLS
- a CDS encoding EAL domain-containing protein; translation: MAQSDPTLLNVLLVDDDLDDGTLILEMIKDGLGTQFTFTQATSLREAFTLFQQSTFDILLLDLDLPQSLGLDTLRQLRQAHPSSAILILSGLEDEALAVQAVQNGAQDYLIKGQVNSHALSRAIRYAVERHRVHEQVTYQAHYDHLTGLANRGLFHERLHYALARCNRNDTAIALLFLDLDQFKAINDTFGHAYGDMVLKTVASRLKKCIREVDTGVRMGGDEFAILLDEISSVENVGMIAQRLIDLVSQPMMVQDHELHVTCSIGATIYPWDCAKAQDLLKHSDTAMYRAKAQGGNNFQFYTAGMQNSPLDGNTIDVELRRALTKGEFLLHYQPQLDLRTRQIIGMEALLRWQHPYQGMIGPMDFIPKAEESGLIVPIGEWVLHTASAQLKKWESEGLPISPVSVNLSARQVHKRSLPAAIESILQETQLDPQFLRVELTESFLINESPSTLSTLQELKAMGVRIYIDDFGVGYASLRYLKAFPLDGLKLDQSLIHDINTDTNNAAIVRAIIALSNTLGLTIIAEGVETESQADLLAEFGCDIIQGYWVTPPMPAHESCHWLSKTLQVNMA